In Amycolatopsis sp. EV170708-02-1, the following are encoded in one genomic region:
- a CDS encoding MFS transporter yields MAGRKQWWALAVLVLPVLLISVDMTVLGFALPFLSEDLAPTGAEQLWIVDIYSFMLAGLLVLMGTLGDRIGRRKLLLMGAAAFGAASVLAAFSTSAFMLIIARALLGVGGATLMPSTLSLIRSIFVDPKQRRIAIAVWSAGFSGGMALGPVLGGWLLEHFWWGSVFLINVPVMLVLLVVGPFVLPEARDPKPGRFDPLSALLSLAAMLPVVYGIKLVAEHGFTLKAAVSVLIGLGLGVVFVRRQNRLDEPMLDLKLFSNRAFSGSVVTNMLGVFAMVGLLFLVPQYLQLVLGLSPVVAALWMLPATVAGVAGALLAAWLAKRIRVSLLVSGGLLVAAVGFLALTQVSSGGGLAYVVVAFTLLGGGVALSETLTNDLVISAAPAERAGAASAISETGFELGGALGTAILGSVATAVYRSGLPEGTAESARDTLGGAVATAQQLDPAAGRALLESAREAFTQGMHVTAWAGVAVLVYTGVQAFVLLDRKKNSAVRS; encoded by the coding sequence ATGGCGGGGCGCAAGCAGTGGTGGGCGTTGGCGGTACTGGTGCTTCCGGTGCTGCTGATCAGCGTGGACATGACGGTGCTCGGGTTCGCGCTGCCGTTCCTGTCCGAGGATCTGGCGCCCACCGGTGCGGAGCAGTTGTGGATCGTCGACATCTACTCGTTCATGCTGGCGGGCCTGCTGGTCCTGATGGGCACGCTCGGCGACCGCATCGGCCGTCGCAAGCTGCTGCTCATGGGTGCCGCGGCGTTCGGCGCCGCGTCGGTGCTCGCGGCCTTCTCGACCAGCGCGTTCATGCTGATCATCGCCAGGGCGCTGCTCGGCGTCGGTGGCGCGACGCTGATGCCGTCGACGCTGTCGCTGATCCGCAGTATCTTCGTCGACCCCAAGCAGCGCCGGATCGCGATCGCGGTGTGGAGCGCCGGGTTCTCCGGCGGGATGGCGCTCGGGCCGGTGCTCGGCGGCTGGCTGCTGGAGCACTTCTGGTGGGGCTCGGTGTTCCTCATCAACGTCCCGGTGATGCTGGTGCTGCTGGTCGTCGGACCGTTCGTGCTGCCGGAGGCGCGTGACCCGAAGCCGGGCCGCTTCGATCCGCTGTCCGCGCTGCTGTCGCTGGCCGCGATGCTGCCGGTGGTCTACGGCATCAAGCTGGTCGCCGAACACGGCTTCACGCTGAAGGCCGCGGTCAGCGTCCTGATCGGGCTCGGGCTCGGCGTCGTGTTCGTCCGCAGGCAGAACCGCCTCGACGAGCCGATGCTCGACCTGAAGCTGTTCTCGAACCGGGCCTTCAGCGGCTCCGTCGTGACGAACATGCTCGGCGTGTTCGCCATGGTCGGCCTGCTGTTCCTGGTGCCGCAGTACCTGCAGCTGGTGCTCGGGCTGAGCCCGGTCGTCGCCGCGCTGTGGATGCTGCCTGCCACGGTCGCCGGTGTCGCGGGCGCGCTCCTCGCGGCTTGGCTCGCGAAGCGGATCCGGGTTTCCCTGCTGGTCAGCGGCGGTCTCCTGGTCGCGGCGGTCGGCTTCCTCGCCTTGACCCAGGTGTCGTCCGGCGGCGGGCTCGCGTACGTCGTGGTGGCGTTCACGCTGCTCGGGGGCGGTGTCGCCCTGTCGGAAACGCTGACGAACGACCTGGTCATCTCGGCCGCTCCGGCCGAACGGGCCGGCGCCGCTTCGGCGATCTCCGAGACCGGGTTCGAGCTGGGTGGCGCGCTCGGCACGGCCATCCTCGGCAGTGTCGCGACCGCGGTCTACCGGTCCGGTCTGCCGGAGGGGACGGCCGAGTCCGCCAGGGACACGCTCGGTGGCGCGGTCGCGACCGCGCAGCAGCTCGACCCCGCCGCGGGACGGGCGCTCCTGGAATCGGCCCGCGAGGCCTTCACTCAGGGGATGCACGTCACCGCATGGGCGGGCGTGGCCGTGCTCGTCTATACAGGTGTTCAAGCCTTCGTTCTGCTAGATCGGAAAAAAAATTCCGCAGTGCGGAGCTAA
- a CDS encoding TetR/AcrR family transcriptional regulator translates to MAKPTAKERILDSYEEILIEQGPGGVTLDAVAAHAGVSKGGLLYHFGSKEALVEGLMERLATLSEADLKEAQKAPEGVVSWYLRTAITDVTERKALHRTTMATLRIMLNEPRVSEVVQVYNQKVHDLISEHVDDPLTAELVILVGDGLYLRAALGRDDASPLLDRIDEIKARIAR, encoded by the coding sequence ATGGCGAAGCCCACCGCGAAGGAACGCATCCTCGATTCGTACGAGGAGATCCTCATCGAGCAAGGCCCCGGCGGGGTCACCCTCGACGCCGTCGCCGCGCACGCCGGGGTGTCGAAGGGCGGCCTTCTCTACCACTTCGGCTCCAAGGAAGCCCTGGTCGAGGGCCTGATGGAACGTCTCGCCACGTTGTCGGAGGCGGATCTCAAAGAGGCACAGAAGGCGCCCGAAGGCGTCGTCTCCTGGTACCTGCGGACGGCGATCACCGACGTCACCGAGCGCAAGGCACTGCACCGCACGACCATGGCGACGCTCCGGATCATGCTCAACGAGCCACGGGTCTCCGAGGTCGTGCAGGTCTACAACCAGAAGGTCCACGACCTGATCAGCGAGCACGTCGACGACCCGCTGACCGCCGAACTGGTCATCCTGGTGGGCGACGGCCTCTACCTGCGTGCCGCGCTCGGCCGGGACGACGCGAGCCCCCTGCTCGACCGGATCGACGAGATCAAGGCCCGGATCGCCCGCTGA